The Bernardetia sp. genome includes a region encoding these proteins:
- a CDS encoding type IV secretory system conjugative DNA transfer family protein — MDSSRFLGASLLSGGLAYFIKFYLVSYSVSLWITPLLMRLDSLFFWQLWVGLFILFLYPEKIFKTLGQGSKSIFILVTSLVVTLKTYLGTINFMFWKKKKKLFGNAEFADFWTRRKFLKSSYQGFSIGSKVSISKNDSYAGMIVVGPPSSGKSTITAFPSLLKTKNASWIVMDPSQELYETSGYLHENGYNILRLNVNNLKHSIRFNPLLRCKNTSDVSKLSETLIKMAYTSKGESDSYWTSSAKRLLKCFLVAIKNQVPSQAHLPNAYRMLSEFEFNREQTERFILENVDESTAKEFKGILAANSKEFTSFLSTAQTALEKFGGDDGIAWLVSGDTLDFNLFRQEKTVLFLQFPEINLPYYAPLINILTTQLMDFCMKEKVQNQRSIFFLLEEIGILRINELDVYLSQLRKYNAGALLILQDINQLSVQYGQIKAKAILGAINHKVFLGGLSHETCKNIESMLGRTTVADSNGREQGTNVLFANQIRMLPKNTILYISSTRKPVKLKVKPYYKHRRLFKRSCLENYEVDASLLSTTIDSIDYIQLED; from the coding sequence ATGGATAGTAGTAGATTTTTAGGGGCAAGTCTTCTGTCTGGAGGACTTGCTTATTTCATCAAATTTTATTTGGTTAGTTATAGCGTATCATTATGGATTACTCCCTTATTGATGCGTTTAGATTCTTTGTTTTTTTGGCAATTATGGGTAGGTCTTTTTATTCTTTTTTTATATCCTGAAAAGATATTTAAAACATTAGGGCAGGGAAGTAAAAGCATTTTTATTTTAGTTACGAGTTTGGTAGTTACCCTCAAAACATATCTAGGTACTATCAATTTCATGTTTTGGAAAAAGAAGAAAAAACTTTTCGGAAATGCAGAATTTGCCGACTTCTGGACGAGACGCAAATTTTTAAAAAGTAGTTACCAAGGCTTTAGCATTGGCTCAAAGGTTAGTATCAGTAAAAATGATTCTTATGCAGGGATGATTGTGGTCGGTCCTCCAAGTTCAGGAAAGTCAACTATTACTGCTTTTCCTTCTTTACTTAAAACCAAAAACGCTTCTTGGATTGTTATGGATCCGAGTCAAGAGTTATATGAAACAAGTGGATACCTCCATGAGAATGGTTATAATATTCTTCGGCTCAATGTTAATAATCTAAAGCACTCCATCCGTTTTAATCCCTTGCTTCGATGTAAGAATACAAGTGATGTATCTAAACTATCAGAAACACTAATTAAGATGGCTTACACTTCCAAAGGGGAGTCTGACAGTTATTGGACAAGTTCGGCAAAACGCTTACTTAAATGCTTTTTGGTTGCTATCAAAAATCAAGTGCCTAGCCAAGCACATTTGCCCAATGCTTACCGTATGCTATCGGAATTTGAATTTAATCGAGAGCAAACAGAACGCTTCATTCTAGAAAATGTAGATGAAAGTACTGCCAAAGAATTTAAAGGAATTTTAGCAGCCAATAGTAAGGAGTTTACCTCCTTTCTTTCTACTGCTCAAACTGCCCTAGAGAAGTTTGGAGGAGATGATGGTATTGCTTGGTTGGTATCAGGTGACACACTTGATTTTAATTTATTCCGACAAGAAAAAACAGTTCTCTTTCTACAATTTCCAGAAATTAATTTACCTTATTATGCACCACTTATAAATATTCTGACCACTCAATTGATGGATTTTTGTATGAAAGAAAAAGTCCAAAATCAGAGATCCATTTTCTTCTTATTGGAAGAGATTGGAATACTTAGAATTAATGAACTGGATGTGTATTTATCTCAATTAAGAAAGTACAATGCAGGGGCTTTATTGATACTTCAGGACATCAATCAGTTATCTGTACAGTATGGACAAATCAAAGCAAAAGCCATACTTGGAGCAATCAATCACAAAGTTTTTTTAGGCGGCTTATCACATGAAACTTGTAAGAATATAGAGTCTATGCTTGGGCGAACAACTGTTGCAGATAGTAATGGTCGAGAGCAGGGTACAAACGTATTATTTGCCAATCAAATACGAATGCTTCCCAAGAATACAATTCTATATATTAGTAGTACTCGGAAGCCTGTGAAGTTGAAGGTAAAACCATATTATAAGCATAGGCGACTATTCAAAAGAAGTTGCTTAGAAAATTATGAGGTAGATGCTTCATTATTAAGTACAACAATAGATTCAATTGATTACATACAATTAGAGGATTGA
- a CDS encoding relaxase/mobilization nuclease domain-containing protein, with amino-acid sequence MIINSNTRKDISFRQLVGYIYEEHLHRADGEEIEEEKRDERDFILLHNFQDYGVDLENTEEIANAFLENDKQRRRRKNGVTMYHEIASFAPEDQDKMTRSMLYDMARKYIELRAKNGLVLARPHFDKDHVHIHFMISGNEQGNNRSMRVSKEQFKGQRRAMEEYQLSNYPQLSKSYVQSRDGVQKKQKYNRTKQEKVKRQMEKRTAKFSIFALILEEFEAAISKAHNLKTLVKEIKGKGYQVYERRGQATGIVVNNKKYRFTTLAAKTKYNKKMELILSNKKVALETERRIEKDLADLRRLREKREREQERNRKNNNGRKR; translated from the coding sequence ATGATAATTAACAGCAATACCCGAAAAGATATTTCTTTTCGTCAGCTAGTCGGCTACATCTATGAGGAACATTTGCATAGGGCAGATGGGGAGGAAATAGAGGAAGAAAAGAGGGATGAAAGAGACTTTATTTTGTTACATAATTTTCAAGATTATGGGGTAGATTTGGAGAATACAGAGGAAATTGCCAATGCTTTTTTAGAGAATGATAAGCAACGAAGAAGGCGTAAAAATGGTGTAACCATGTACCATGAAATAGCGAGTTTTGCTCCAGAAGATCAAGACAAAATGACTCGCTCTATGCTCTATGATATGGCTCGAAAATACATCGAATTAAGGGCGAAGAATGGTTTGGTTTTAGCACGTCCTCATTTTGATAAAGATCATGTTCATATCCATTTTATGATAAGTGGGAATGAGCAAGGAAACAATCGTTCAATGCGAGTGAGTAAGGAGCAGTTTAAGGGGCAACGTAGGGCAATGGAGGAGTATCAATTGTCCAACTATCCGCAGCTCTCTAAATCCTATGTACAAAGTAGGGATGGTGTTCAGAAGAAGCAAAAATACAACCGTACCAAACAGGAAAAGGTCAAGAGGCAAATGGAAAAACGAACTGCTAAATTTTCAATATTTGCTTTGATTTTAGAAGAATTTGAAGCAGCTATTTCTAAAGCTCATAATCTCAAAACACTTGTGAAAGAAATCAAAGGGAAGGGCTATCAAGTGTATGAAAGAAGGGGACAAGCGACAGGTATTGTGGTCAATAATAAGAAGTATCGTTTTACCACTTTGGCTGCGAAAACTAAGTATAATAAAAAAATGGAATTGATACTTTCCAATAAAAAAGTAGCCCTAGAAACAGAGCGTAGAATTGAAAAAGATTTAGCTGATTTGAGACGATTACGAGAGAAACGAGAGCGAGAACAGGAACGAAATAGAAAAAATAACAATGGTAGAAAACGATAA
- a CDS encoding plasmid mobilization protein → MMKFPTLQEYLQSKGVSKKTSKKKIEKHKETYKKLYRSHYYKTKEANQKAIKINPTFREYQLLCRVAKEHKKRVSTYVREAAIAYSKKEYIAPDESLVYDLIAELNSIGSNINQVVHQLHAIRAYNDAAHYEKLLKVVKKCKQKVNTFLTEPPEIEEVLSNYLSKNPSEKQRFLELIERL, encoded by the coding sequence ATGATGAAATTTCCAACACTTCAAGAGTACCTTCAATCAAAAGGAGTCAGCAAAAAAACTTCCAAAAAGAAGATAGAAAAACATAAGGAAACTTATAAAAAATTATATCGCAGTCACTACTATAAAACAAAAGAAGCCAATCAAAAAGCCATTAAAATTAATCCTACATTTAGAGAGTATCAATTGCTTTGTAGAGTTGCCAAAGAACATAAAAAAAGAGTTTCTACTTATGTTCGAGAAGCAGCAATTGCATACTCCAAAAAGGAATATATTGCTCCTGATGAAAGCCTTGTATATGACCTTATTGCAGAGCTAAATTCCATCGGTTCAAACATCAATCAAGTCGTTCATCAGCTTCATGCAATAAGGGCTTATAATGATGCTGCCCACTATGAAAAATTACTGAAAGTGGTAAAAAAATGTAAACAAAAAGTAAATACTTTTTTGACAGAACCGCCCGAAATAGAGGAAGTGTTGAGCAATTATTTAAGCAAAAATCCTTCTGAAAAACAGCGATTTCTTGAGTTAATCGAGCGATTGTAA